One genomic window of Evansella cellulosilytica DSM 2522 includes the following:
- the pstC gene encoding phosphate ABC transporter permease subunit PstC produces the protein MQKTVSTKELIRNKDKISFIKMKFEKIIPFFLFALASVSILTTLGILSTLIYETVLFFREVSIIEFFTNTEMKPLSRVDPTFSILPLLTGTVLISLVAMLVAIPIGLTTAIYLSEYASANTRKIFKPIIEVLAGIPTIVYGFFAFTFVTPVLREFIPALQSTNALSPGIVMGIMIIPLVASLSEDAMSAVPKAMREGALALGATKLEVTFRVVIPAAISGIIASFVLGISRAIGETMIVTIASGSSKNFTFDITQSMQTMTAYIVEVTSGDAGAGTTAYYSLYAVAFALFFFTLLMNMFARYISRKYREAY, from the coding sequence ATGCAAAAAACTGTTAGTACAAAAGAGCTGATAAGAAACAAAGATAAAATAAGTTTCATAAAAATGAAGTTTGAAAAAATAATTCCATTCTTTCTGTTCGCTTTGGCGTCAGTATCGATTCTTACTACATTAGGTATCCTATCAACGTTAATTTATGAAACGGTTTTATTTTTCCGTGAAGTATCAATTATTGAATTTTTCACAAACACGGAAATGAAACCTTTGAGTAGGGTTGATCCAACTTTTAGTATCTTACCGCTACTTACAGGTACAGTACTAATTTCGCTTGTGGCAATGCTAGTTGCTATACCTATTGGATTAACAACGGCCATTTATTTAAGTGAGTATGCATCAGCAAATACTAGAAAAATATTTAAACCAATCATTGAAGTACTAGCAGGTATACCGACAATTGTGTATGGTTTTTTCGCATTTACATTCGTGACACCAGTGCTTAGAGAGTTTATTCCTGCATTACAATCAACGAACGCACTTAGCCCAGGTATAGTGATGGGGATTATGATTATCCCTCTCGTAGCATCGTTATCAGAGGATGCAATGAGCGCTGTTCCGAAAGCAATGCGTGAAGGTGCTTTGGCACTCGGCGCAACTAAGCTAGAGGTAACATTCCGTGTAGTTATTCCTGCAGCTATTTCAGGAATTATCGCTTCTTTTGTATTAGGTATTTCTAGAGCAATAGGTGAAACGATGATTGTTACGATTGCGAGTGGAAGCTCCAAAAACTTTACATTTGATATTACACAATCGATGCAAACGATGACTGCTTATATAGTAGAAGTAACGAGTGGTGATGCAGGAGCTGGAACAACAGCGTATTATAGCTTGTATGCAGTCGCCTTTGCACTATTTTTCTTTACATTACTAATGAATATGTTTGCAAGGTATATCTCTCGCAAATATAGGGAGGCATATTAA
- a CDS encoding PstS family phosphate ABC transporter substrate-binding protein gives MKKYLLSLTMAALTVFAVACGADDEGNQAEAGTGSSSEDEKTEETEETPVNDELSGTVSIDGSGTVYPLMARIADEYMTSVETGVSVEVGRGGTSAGMQKYVVGETDFSNASRPIKEEELSELDANGIESKELKVALDGLTIVINPENDWATEMTEEEISTMFVTGQYKDDDVVLWSDIRSEWPEEEINFYGPNENHGTYEFFVDVIIEKQDLVAGINLQQEYSTLVSLVSDDVNGIAFFGYGYYANNDDKITAVKVDFGNGPVGPSIDTIAEDGDYAPFTRPVFTNLNLDAAKEKPQVKAFAEYIFSTGVAAFAGETGFAPLPEEELAESLEFIRNLN, from the coding sequence GTGAAGAAATATTTATTATCTTTAACAATGGCAGCATTAACCGTTTTTGCAGTAGCTTGTGGTGCTGATGATGAAGGAAATCAAGCAGAGGCTGGAACTGGATCATCGTCGGAAGATGAAAAGACAGAGGAAACGGAAGAAACACCAGTAAATGATGAATTATCAGGTACAGTATCAATTGATGGTTCAGGAACGGTGTATCCATTAATGGCAAGAATTGCAGATGAATATATGACTTCCGTTGAAACAGGTGTAAGTGTTGAAGTAGGTCGCGGTGGTACAAGTGCAGGTATGCAAAAATATGTTGTAGGTGAAACTGACTTTTCAAATGCTTCACGTCCTATAAAAGAAGAAGAACTATCAGAATTAGATGCGAATGGTATTGAATCTAAAGAGCTGAAGGTTGCATTGGACGGTTTAACAATTGTTATTAACCCAGAAAATGATTGGGCAACAGAAATGACAGAAGAAGAAATTAGTACAATGTTTGTAACTGGTCAATACAAAGATGATGATGTTGTGCTTTGGTCGGATATACGTTCTGAGTGGCCTGAAGAAGAAATTAATTTTTACGGACCGAATGAAAACCACGGTACTTATGAGTTTTTCGTAGACGTTATTATAGAAAAGCAAGACTTAGTAGCAGGAATTAATTTACAGCAAGAATACTCAACTTTAGTTAGTCTAGTATCAGACGATGTTAATGGGATTGCTTTCTTTGGATATGGTTACTATGCAAATAATGACGATAAAATCACAGCAGTAAAAGTAGACTTTGGAAACGGACCAGTTGGACCTTCGATTGATACTATTGCTGAAGATGGTGACTATGCTCCATTTACTAGACCAGTATTCACAAACTTAAACTTGGATGCTGCGAAAGAAAAGCCGCAAGTAAAGGCGTTTGCTGAGTACATTTTTAGTACAGGGGTAGCGGCATTTGCTGGAGAAACTGGTTTTGCTCCACTACCAGAAGAGGAATTAGCAGAGTCACTAGAATTTATTCGAAATCTTAACTAA
- the rpmA gene encoding 50S ribosomal protein L27 gives MFLKLDLQFFASKKGVGSTKNGRDSIAKRLGTKRGDGQEVTGGSILVRQRGTKIYPGVNVGRGGDDTLFAKVDGVVKFERVGRDKKQVSVYPVAQEA, from the coding sequence ATGTTCTTAAAATTGGACCTTCAATTTTTCGCAAGTAAAAAAGGGGTAGGTAGTACTAAGAACGGACGTGACTCTATCGCTAAGCGTTTAGGTACAAAGCGTGGAGACGGACAAGAAGTTACTGGTGGATCTATCCTAGTACGTCAACGTGGTACGAAAATCTACCCTGGTGTGAACGTTGGAAGAGGTGGAGATGACACTTTGTTTGCTAAAGTAGACGGTGTTGTTAAATTCGAGCGTGTTGGACGTGACAAGAAGCAAGTAAGCGTGTATCCAGTAGCGCAAGAAGCATAA
- a CDS encoding ribosomal-processing cysteine protease Prp → MIQVVFERNDNNSIHTFTMSGHAEAAERGKDLVCAGASAVSFGAVNAIAEICDVRLDVEMKGEGGFLRCRVPEKLKLDTYEKVQILLEGLFYSLKTLEEQYGQFIRITNN, encoded by the coding sequence ATGATACAAGTAGTGTTTGAAAGAAACGATAATAATTCCATTCATACATTTACAATGAGCGGACATGCTGAAGCCGCTGAACGCGGTAAAGATTTAGTTTGTGCTGGAGCCTCTGCGGTGTCATTTGGTGCCGTTAATGCGATAGCTGAAATTTGTGATGTTCGTTTAGATGTAGAGATGAAGGGTGAAGGCGGCTTTCTCCGCTGTCGTGTTCCTGAAAAACTTAAGTTAGACACTTATGAGAAAGTACAAATTTTGCTAGAAGGATTGTTCTACTCGTTAAAAACGTTAGAAGAGCAATACGGACAGTTTATACGGATAACGAATAACTGA
- the rplU gene encoding 50S ribosomal protein L21: MYAIIETGGKQVKVTEGQEVYIEKLDVAEGDAVTFDRVILVGGDETKVGAPYVEGATVSAKVEKQGRAKKMIVYKYKAKKNYRRKQGHRQPYTKVTIEKINA, encoded by the coding sequence GTGTACGCAATTATTGAAACAGGTGGAAAACAAGTAAAAGTAACTGAAGGCCAAGAAGTTTACATCGAGAAGCTTGATGTAGCTGAAGGTGATGCAGTAACATTTGACCGTGTAATCCTTGTAGGTGGAGACGAGACGAAAGTTGGAGCTCCATACGTAGAAGGAGCGACAGTTTCTGCTAAAGTAGAAAAGCAAGGTCGTGCTAAAAAGATGATCGTGTATAAATACAAAGCAAAGAAAAACTACCGTCGTAAGCAAGGTCATCGTCAACCATACACAAAAGTTACAATTGAAAAAATTAACGCATAA
- a CDS encoding Rne/Rng family ribonuclease: protein MRKVILNLTTSQKRGAVLEDNKVVEWLFEQEDEHSRTSNVFIGRVEDIVPGMEAAFVNIGADKNGFLYRNELIAYDTLKDDKEPDVKQPTIASMLKEGQSIIVQVTKEAVGAKGVRLTEKISLPGKYIVYLPYGNYVAVSKKMNEENRKGWREKAREWIEDREGIIIRTNAEDASHEEIYHEFTLLRHQHQQMLQQAEKVNVPNVLLNQSSLISRVQRDYLTNKNSEIVVDHFESYEQLLNSSLEGCNIHLYQEKEDIFSYYDIEKHLEKALHEKVWLKSGGFLIIEKTEALTVIDVNTGKFTGKHNLRDTVVKTNIEAAYAVAQQLRLRNIGGIILIDFIDMKVESDQKSVLKALKEATKNDRTLTNVAGFTNFGLVEMTRKKARKPLHDIMMESCSVCKGTGQVLSLKSKIAHLEREVFALRYIDQDAILVEVDSAVYESLLQNNNDLLTSMEQVVNKTIYLVNGENGHLPTIRLIGDYDEIKASWEKRMKEV, encoded by the coding sequence TTGCGAAAAGTAATACTGAATTTAACAACGTCCCAAAAACGCGGTGCTGTGTTAGAAGATAATAAAGTGGTGGAATGGCTTTTTGAACAAGAAGATGAACATAGTAGGACGAGCAATGTGTTTATTGGTAGAGTGGAGGATATTGTTCCTGGGATGGAAGCAGCTTTTGTTAATATTGGGGCGGATAAAAATGGGTTCCTGTATCGGAATGAACTCATTGCTTATGATACATTGAAAGACGATAAAGAACCTGATGTAAAGCAACCAACTATTGCTTCGATGTTAAAAGAAGGACAATCAATTATTGTACAAGTGACGAAAGAAGCTGTCGGAGCGAAGGGTGTACGATTAACTGAAAAGATTTCATTACCAGGGAAATATATTGTGTATTTACCTTATGGAAACTATGTGGCTGTTTCAAAAAAAATGAATGAAGAGAACCGTAAAGGCTGGCGAGAAAAAGCACGTGAATGGATAGAAGACCGAGAGGGAATCATTATTAGAACGAATGCTGAAGATGCTTCGCATGAGGAAATTTATCATGAGTTTACGCTTTTAAGGCATCAACATCAACAAATGCTACAACAAGCAGAAAAAGTAAACGTTCCAAACGTATTACTCAATCAATCGTCACTCATTAGTAGAGTCCAAAGAGACTATCTTACAAATAAAAATTCAGAAATTGTTGTTGATCACTTTGAATCCTATGAACAGCTATTGAATAGTTCATTAGAAGGCTGTAACATACATCTTTATCAAGAAAAAGAAGATATTTTTTCTTATTATGACATAGAGAAGCACTTAGAAAAGGCATTGCATGAAAAAGTCTGGTTAAAAAGTGGGGGCTTTTTAATCATTGAAAAGACCGAGGCGTTAACGGTTATTGATGTGAATACTGGGAAATTTACTGGTAAGCATAATTTAAGAGATACTGTTGTCAAAACGAATATTGAGGCAGCCTATGCTGTAGCACAACAATTACGATTAAGAAATATTGGTGGGATCATCTTAATTGATTTTATTGATATGAAGGTTGAGTCAGATCAGAAGAGCGTTTTAAAAGCTTTAAAGGAAGCAACAAAAAATGATCGAACATTAACAAATGTTGCTGGATTTACAAACTTTGGTTTAGTGGAAATGACAAGGAAAAAAGCGAGGAAGCCACTTCATGATATTATGATGGAATCATGCTCAGTTTGTAAAGGTACTGGACAAGTCCTATCACTTAAAAGTAAAATAGCCCACTTAGAAAGAGAAGTGTTCGCATTACGTTATATTGATCAAGATGCGATTCTTGTAGAGGTCGACAGTGCAGTATATGAATCGCTTCTTCAAAACAATAACGATTTACTTACATCAATGGAACAAGTAGTTAATAAAACGATATATTTAGTAAATGGAGAAAACGGCCACTTGCCAACTATTCGGCTTATTGGAGATTATGATGAAATAAAGGCTAGCTGGGAAAAGCGGATGAAAGAAGTCTGA
- a CDS encoding M50 family metallopeptidase, whose product MISLIKKIHIHPVFWGILGIGGLTGMFKEIVMLFLIVLVHELGHSYMAYRFNWRIKKIMLLPFGGMAETEEYGNRPVREELLVTISGPIQHLWLIGGSYLLLHTPIWTEADHQIFLFHNLTILFFNLLPILPLDGGKLVFAGISYFNSFHRAQQWSYISSIIILSILSFCSLSFLPFHLNLIVVLVFLWIHHYLEWKQRHFMFLRFLLERKRVIPRGYSEWVKVSPSITVAEAMKHVNRQKYHYFTFGKKDTFIEEEKVLEAFFDLEKRFLPLGKLI is encoded by the coding sequence TTGATTAGTTTAATAAAAAAAATTCATATACATCCAGTATTTTGGGGAATTCTCGGTATTGGTGGTTTAACAGGAATGTTCAAAGAGATCGTTATGTTATTTTTGATTGTTCTTGTACACGAACTTGGTCATAGCTATATGGCATACCGCTTTAATTGGAGGATAAAGAAAATAATGCTTCTTCCTTTCGGAGGAATGGCAGAAACTGAAGAATACGGGAATAGGCCAGTTCGCGAAGAATTGCTCGTCACTATTAGTGGGCCTATTCAGCATCTTTGGTTAATCGGTGGCAGTTATTTATTACTCCATACACCAATTTGGACAGAGGCGGACCATCAAATTTTTCTCTTTCATAATTTAACAATTTTATTCTTTAATTTGCTACCAATCTTACCGTTAGATGGTGGAAAGCTTGTTTTTGCTGGAATATCATACTTTAACTCCTTTCATAGAGCACAACAATGGAGCTACATTTCCTCCATCATCATTTTATCTATACTATCTTTTTGCTCGCTAAGTTTTCTTCCGTTTCACTTAAACTTAATTGTTGTTTTAGTCTTTTTATGGATTCATCACTATCTTGAATGGAAGCAGCGACACTTTATGTTTTTAAGGTTTTTACTAGAAAGAAAGCGAGTGATTCCTAGAGGTTATAGTGAATGGGTTAAAGTTTCCCCCTCCATCACGGTTGCTGAGGCGATGAAACATGTAAACAGACAAAAATACCATTACTTTACTTTTGGGAAGAAAGATACTTTTATAGAAGAGGAAAAGGTGTTAGAAGCATTTTTTGATCTTGAAAAACGCTTTTTACCGCTTGGTAAATTAATATAA
- a CDS encoding M23 family metallopeptidase: MNKETKAGDGMMNKRVELLRKKMEEKRKKRKPASNRFVVREKDQRAQLPLTMKHDEEREEHFYTYGDNKQASQYDGQSFFKKDRFIMQVLASICLFFTIGIISQTQSPSMEGVREYVNNSFQNDFQFSAVAEWYEDAFGRPLALIPNDMHVGAPGDFNNDEEIYAMPATGTVQESFQQNGRGIYVETSADATVEAVRSGQVRIIGEDEAGEWGKVVVIRHNDGTESWYGNLENISVQLYETVERGELIGGVTPHEEKEATGVYYFAFRDGDTFIDPSEVISFD; this comes from the coding sequence ATGAACAAAGAAACTAAAGCAGGTGATGGGATGATGAATAAACGCGTTGAGCTGTTAAGAAAAAAAATGGAAGAAAAAAGAAAAAAAAGAAAACCGGCATCTAACCGTTTCGTTGTGCGGGAAAAGGATCAACGTGCACAGTTACCATTAACTATGAAACATGATGAAGAAAGAGAGGAACATTTTTATACATACGGTGACAATAAACAAGCTTCACAATATGATGGGCAATCCTTTTTCAAAAAAGATCGCTTTATCATGCAAGTGTTAGCTAGTATTTGTTTGTTCTTTACTATTGGAATCATATCACAAACGCAGTCACCATCAATGGAAGGTGTACGTGAGTATGTAAATAATTCCTTTCAAAATGACTTCCAATTTAGTGCAGTAGCCGAATGGTATGAGGATGCATTCGGTCGCCCGCTAGCCTTGATTCCAAATGATATGCATGTTGGAGCCCCAGGCGATTTTAATAATGATGAGGAAATATATGCAATGCCCGCTACTGGTACAGTGCAGGAGTCGTTTCAACAAAATGGGAGAGGAATATACGTCGAAACGAGTGCAGATGCAACAGTTGAGGCTGTTAGAAGTGGGCAAGTACGTATCATTGGTGAAGATGAAGCTGGAGAATGGGGAAAAGTAGTAGTTATTAGACACAATGATGGTACGGAGTCATGGTATGGCAACCTAGAGAATATTAGTGTTCAACTATATGAAACTGTTGAAAGAGGGGAATTAATTGGAGGTGTTACTCCACATGAAGAAAAGGAGGCTACTGGTGTCTATTACTTTGCTTTTAGGGATGGAGATACCTTTATCGACCCAAGCGAAGTGATATCTTTTGATTAG
- a CDS encoding DoxX family protein has protein sequence MFMNFLRNNKIAAGILTVLRIYLGWSWLTAGWGKVTGGFDASGYLHGVVANETVAATYPTYHAFIENFALPYAGTFSFMVAWGELLVGLGLIIGVLTTAAAFFGIMMNFAFMFAGTISTNPWMTLITIFILAAGYNAGKFGGDRWVIPYIREVLFKNKLTGKLTA, from the coding sequence ATGTTTATGAATTTCTTAAGAAACAACAAAATCGCAGCGGGTATTTTAACAGTATTACGAATTTACTTAGGATGGTCTTGGTTAACAGCAGGTTGGGGAAAAGTGACAGGTGGATTTGATGCAAGTGGTTATTTACACGGCGTAGTAGCAAACGAAACAGTAGCTGCAACGTATCCAACGTATCACGCATTTATAGAGAACTTTGCCTTACCGTATGCAGGCACATTTAGCTTTATGGTCGCTTGGGGAGAGCTACTTGTAGGATTAGGACTAATCATCGGTGTGTTAACGACGGCAGCTGCTTTCTTTGGTATCATGATGAATTTTGCGTTTATGTTTGCAGGAACAATTTCAACAAATCCTTGGATGACATTGATCACAATCTTTATTTTAGCTGCTGGTTACAACGCAGGTAAATTCGGAGGAGACCGTTGGGTAATTCCTTACATTCGTGAAGTGTTATTTAAAAATAAATTAACTGGTAAATTAACTGCTTAA
- the minD gene encoding septum site-determining protein MinD produces MGEAIVVTSGKGGVGKTTTTANLGTALALMGKKVSLVDTDIGLRNLDVVMGLENRIIYDLVDVVEGRCRLPQALVTDKRFDCLTLLPAAQTKDKSAVEPHQMKKLIGELKKDYDYVLIDCPAGIEQGFQNAVAGADKAIVVTTPEVSSVRDADRIIGLLEKEDIEPPKLVLNRIRPHMSKSGDSLDIEEVVTILSIELLGIVVDEDNVIRASNNGEPIAMDPKFKAAIAYRNIARRICGETVPLISLENDKGMFKKMKKFLGIRS; encoded by the coding sequence GTGGGAGAAGCAATCGTTGTAACTTCAGGAAAAGGCGGGGTTGGAAAAACAACAACAACTGCAAACCTAGGAACTGCACTCGCATTAATGGGTAAAAAGGTAAGTTTAGTTGATACTGATATTGGCTTACGTAACTTAGATGTCGTTATGGGGTTGGAAAATAGAATTATTTATGACCTTGTAGATGTTGTTGAAGGTAGATGTCGTTTGCCGCAAGCATTAGTAACTGATAAGCGATTTGACTGCTTAACGCTTCTACCAGCTGCCCAAACGAAAGATAAGTCTGCAGTAGAGCCGCATCAAATGAAAAAGTTAATCGGGGAATTAAAGAAAGACTATGATTATGTTTTAATAGATTGCCCAGCCGGAATTGAGCAAGGCTTCCAAAATGCGGTAGCAGGAGCTGATAAAGCAATTGTTGTTACTACACCAGAAGTGTCGTCTGTTCGAGATGCAGATCGAATTATCGGCTTATTAGAAAAAGAAGATATCGAACCACCGAAACTAGTATTAAACAGAATTAGACCACATATGAGTAAAAGCGGAGACTCTTTAGATATTGAAGAAGTAGTAACAATTTTATCAATCGAATTACTTGGTATCGTCGTAGATGAAGATAATGTTATACGTGCTTCTAATAACGGGGAGCCCATTGCAATGGATCCAAAATTTAAGGCTGCAATAGCTTATCGTAATATTGCTCGACGTATTTGTGGGGAAACAGTTCCTTTAATCTCGTTGGAAAACGATAAAGGTATGTTTAAAAAGATGAAGAAGTTTTTAGGTATAAGAAGTTAA
- the minC gene encoding septum site-determining protein MinC — translation MTSKQVKKQNVLIKGTKDGLTFFLNDQCTFDSLIKELQDKLSERPQYIDNDGAFVRVKLVSGKRYLEKEHIDVLSKTLSEYIHGVIDSIECDVVTKEEAESMKASEEITRLVKVVRSGQVIDVPGDLLLIGDVNPGGTVRAKGNIYILGKLLGIAHAGMAGNKDAIICASALTPSQLRIADVIRRPPEDENDKGQLMECAYVDESGEMVLDRLQRLSTIRPNISSILNN, via the coding sequence ATGACGTCAAAGCAGGTGAAAAAACAGAATGTACTTATCAAAGGCACAAAAGATGGACTTACCTTTTTCCTCAATGACCAATGTACATTTGATTCTCTAATAAAAGAGCTCCAAGATAAGCTTTCTGAACGTCCACAATATATCGATAACGATGGCGCATTTGTTCGAGTAAAATTAGTAAGTGGAAAAAGATATTTAGAGAAAGAGCATATAGATGTATTAAGTAAAACGTTATCGGAGTACATACACGGTGTAATAGACTCTATAGAATGTGATGTTGTAACGAAAGAAGAAGCAGAATCGATGAAAGCATCTGAAGAAATTACACGTCTCGTAAAAGTGGTCAGATCAGGACAAGTAATTGATGTACCCGGCGACTTATTATTAATAGGTGATGTTAATCCTGGAGGAACTGTTCGAGCTAAAGGGAATATTTACATTCTTGGGAAGTTGCTCGGTATAGCGCACGCAGGGATGGCTGGAAATAAAGATGCGATTATTTGTGCATCCGCACTTACACCATCTCAATTACGTATTGCTGATGTCATAAGAAGACCACCAGAGGATGAAAATGATAAGGGTCAGTTAATGGAATGTGCTTACGTAGACGAATCTGGTGAAATGGTATTAGACCGTCTTCAAAGATTGTCTACAATTCGTCCTAATATATCTTCTATCTTAAACAATTAA
- the mreD gene encoding rod shape-determining protein MreD, protein MIRYLLFIILFVLFLIEGTVFQIFAPDQYGVSYLFIPRWVFLVIIFTGIYRGRGAGTLYAVIFGVLYDVIYSSVLGIYTFSMGLIAYLFSISIPFFQRNLTVAILTSLAAITLLDYFIYGMMLIIGLASISHEEFLTGRFIPSFLMNALVIIILAYPLRKLFYFIKRRSEENDKL, encoded by the coding sequence ATGATCCGATACTTGTTATTCATCATCCTCTTCGTTCTCTTTTTAATTGAAGGTACGGTTTTTCAAATATTTGCTCCGGATCAATATGGCGTATCTTATCTCTTTATTCCGAGATGGGTTTTTCTAGTTATTATTTTTACTGGTATATATAGAGGCAGAGGTGCTGGAACATTGTATGCTGTTATTTTTGGTGTACTCTATGATGTCATCTACTCTTCTGTACTAGGTATTTATACATTTTCGATGGGGTTAATCGCTTATTTATTTTCAATATCCATCCCATTTTTTCAAAGAAACTTAACAGTGGCAATATTGACGAGCTTAGCAGCTATTACATTATTAGATTACTTTATCTATGGTATGATGCTAATAATAGGGTTAGCGTCCATCAGCCATGAGGAATTTTTAACGGGAAGATTTATTCCAAGTTTTTTAATGAACGCCTTGGTTATTATCATACTAGCGTATCCATTAAGAAAACTGTTTTATTTTATAAAACGTAGAAGTGAAGAAAACGATAAATTATAG
- the mreC gene encoding rod shape-determining protein MreC yields the protein MQSFFSNKRLIVLLVCIIILVALIGYSMSERRSSSWPEQFISDSVGWVQSAFSKPAHFVAGFFENVNDMRNIYEENQILKSHLDEYASLQVELNDLRRQNEELKSSLDLQEGDLYSYSVRNAMVIHRTPDRWNDFIGINKGTQHGIEKDMAVMTSQGLIGKVNQVSQFTATIQLLSDPDRSNRISVTVDSEEQSINGFIEGIDVETGYLQFTMIDIGAELEEGQFVVTSGLGGVFPEGLPIGEIVSFETDEFALTQTAFVKPSASFQRLDYVMIIERGAPSLDITIDPDYDGVLPEEDEEDEDDEEEDNEGEES from the coding sequence ATGCAGTCATTTTTTTCAAATAAGCGACTTATCGTCTTACTTGTATGTATTATCATTCTAGTTGCACTTATAGGATACTCTATGAGTGAACGTCGCTCATCATCATGGCCAGAGCAGTTCATTTCTGACAGCGTTGGTTGGGTTCAATCTGCCTTTTCAAAGCCCGCTCATTTTGTAGCGGGTTTCTTTGAGAACGTGAATGATATGCGTAATATATATGAGGAAAATCAAATATTAAAGTCTCACCTAGATGAATATGCATCACTTCAAGTGGAACTCAATGATTTAAGAAGGCAAAACGAAGAACTGAAGTCATCTTTAGATTTACAAGAAGGTGATTTGTACAGTTATTCTGTTAGAAATGCGATGGTTATTCATCGAACACCAGATCGCTGGAATGATTTTATCGGGATTAACAAAGGGACACAACACGGTATTGAAAAAGATATGGCTGTAATGACTTCTCAAGGTCTAATCGGTAAAGTGAATCAAGTTTCCCAATTTACAGCTACTATTCAGCTATTAAGTGATCCTGATAGGTCTAACCGTATTTCAGTAACGGTTGACAGCGAGGAGCAATCAATAAATGGGTTTATTGAAGGTATAGATGTAGAGACTGGATATTTACAATTTACAATGATTGATATTGGTGCAGAGCTAGAGGAAGGTCAATTTGTTGTGACTTCTGGTTTAGGTGGCGTATTCCCAGAAGGGCTACCTATCGGAGAGATCGTCTCGTTTGAGACAGACGAATTTGCGTTAACGCAAACCGCTTTTGTAAAACCAAGTGCATCATTCCAACGATTAGATTATGTTATGATAATTGAACGTGGAGCCCCATCTTTAGATATTACGATTGATCCGGATTATGATGGCGTGCTACCTGAAGAAGATGAGGAAGACGAGGATGATGAGGAAGAGGATAATGAAGGAGAAGAGTCATGA